DNA from Sulfitobacter albidus:
CGCTTGGAACCACCCAGGACCTTGATGCACTGAACACGGCGCGCGCCGCTGTTGTCAGCAACATCCAGGTTGGTCTGCATCTGGATCATTTGGTTTCTCCCGACCTTTGGGGGGCGATGCGTGCCTGATCCCCAGGGTTTCGATTAACGGATCGTTTACGCTTCGGCTTTCGCGCCTGCGTAGACTTCCCAACGTTTCGTCTTGGACTTTGGCGCGCATTCGATGATGCGGACCGTGTCACCTACCTTGTAGGTGTTGTTCTCATCGTGGGCCCGGTACTTCTTGGACTTACGGATGGTCTTTTTCAGAACGGGGTGCGTGAAGCGGCGTTCGACCGAAACAGTCACCGTCTGGGCGTTGGCGTCCGATGTCACGGTTCCTTGAAGGATACGCTTGGGCATGGATCAGGCCTCCGCATTGGCGGCGCCGGCCGCTTTTTCGTTCAGAATGGTTTTGACGCGGGCAACGTCGCGTTTGACCGCACGCAGGCGCGCGGGGTTTTCCAGCTGGCCGGTGGCTTGCTGGAAACGCAGGTTGAACGCTTCTTTCTTGAGGGTGACGAGCTGATCGCGCAGCTGGTCTGGCGTCTTGTCACGCAGTTCATTGGCACTCATGCCGATATTCCTTTTTCAACATCACCGGGGGGCCGCTTGCGCGTGACCCCGATTCCCGGTGGAGTGGGTGAAGTGCGCCGTATAGGAGGGATCCCGCACTGGCGCAACCCCTCTTTCCCGCACCGGCGATTGCGCCTATGGCTGGGGGGCATCCCGGCTAGCAGAAAGGCCCGTCATGGCAACGCTGAAATCCCTTTTCGTCACCCGTCTCTACCACGCCGCGTTGGGCGATACGGTTGACCAATCCGAGCTTGAGGCGTCGTGCTATGCCATCGCAGAGGATGACGAGGCCGGGCAGGCATGGTGCGAGGAAAACGGCTATCCGGGCTATACTTCCTACGCGTCGCTGACCGATCTGGGCTGGCGGTTTCCGATCTTTGCCGATGTGATCCGCGCGCTGGATGCCCATGTCGCTGCCTTTGCCGAAGAACTGGCCCTGGATCTGGACGGGCGGGAGCTGAAGCTGGAGGACATCTGGATCAACATCCTGCCCGAGGGCGGCAGCCATTCGGGCCACATCCACCCCCATTCCGTCATCTCCGGCACCACCTATGTGGCCATGCCAGACGGCGCGAGTGCGATCAAATTCG
Protein-coding regions in this window:
- the rpsQ gene encoding 30S ribosomal protein S17, which encodes MPKRILQGTVTSDANAQTVTVSVERRFTHPVLKKTIRKSKKYRAHDENNTYKVGDTVRIIECAPKSKTKRWEVYAGAKAEA
- the rpmC gene encoding 50S ribosomal protein L29 encodes the protein MSANELRDKTPDQLRDQLVTLKKEAFNLRFQQATGQLENPARLRAVKRDVARVKTILNEKAAGAANAEA
- a CDS encoding TIGR02466 family protein, producing MATLKSLFVTRLYHAALGDTVDQSELEASCYAIAEDDEAGQAWCEENGYPGYTSYASLTDLGWRFPIFADVIRALDAHVAAFAEELALDLDGRELKLEDIWINILPEGGSHSGHIHPHSVISGTTYVAMPDGASAIKFEDPRLPMMMAAPARRKDADETLRPFVYAAPAVGDVLLWESFLRHEVPMNQSEDDRISVSFNYSWG